One stretch of Punica granatum isolate Tunisia-2019 chromosome 5, ASM765513v2, whole genome shotgun sequence DNA includes these proteins:
- the LOC116209011 gene encoding peroxidase 57-like, which yields MYVYIYDEMGISLVTTNSIKINSEIEGIHLLGHFSQMEAQFLIQSLLALLGVAFLLNATTLASQLEVHFYRNSCQQAEFLVKKIMKERVSQDPSLPAGLLRLHFHDCFVRGCDASVLLDSKGENVAEKEAPPNLTLRGFEVIDEIKAELEKSCKGVVSCADILALATRDGVALSGGSAYALPTGRRDGLVSKISDVHLPAPSFSVSDAINAFQSINMTLQELTTLLGAHALGFCHCGFFVERLYNFKGTGQPDPNIDPSFLQTLRKKCPPPGPVAFNFSTDPTVFMTPSSGTPFRLDSSFFKGVIEEQAILQLDQELGFTDLTRKIAADYVNRPHVFRRKFAKAMIKLGSVGVLRGREGEIRENCRRVNTGNALN from the exons atgtatgtatacatatatgacGAGATGGGCATTTCTCTCGTCACTACCAACTCCATCAAAATCAATTCTGAGATCGAGGGGATTCATTTGTTAGGTCATTTCTCTCAAATGGAAGCTCAATTTCTTATTCAATCTCTTCTTGCACTGCTTGGAGTCGCTTTCTTGTTGAATGCTACGACCCTGGCGAGTCAGTTGGAGGTTCACTTCTACCGGAACTCATGCCAACAGGCCGAGTTCCTAGTGAAGAAGATCATGAAGGAGCGGGTTAGCCAGGACCCATCTCTCCCTGCTGGCCTGCTTCGGCTCCATTTCCACGACTGTTTCGTCAGG GGATGTGACGCTTCTGTTCTATTAGACAGCAAAGGCGAAAACGTGGCAGAGAAAGAAGCTCCTCCAAATTTAACCCTTAGAGGGTTCGAGGTAATCGATGAGATAAAAGCTGAACTCGAGAAGAGCTGCAAAGGCGTTGTCTCCTGTGCAGACATTCTCGCGCTTGCGACCCGAGATGGAGTTGCTTTGTCCGGTGGATCCGCGTATGCTCTCCCCACTGGCCGACGAGATGGGTTGGTTTCGAAAATCAGCGATGTTCATCTTCCTGCACCATCGTTCTCGGTTTCTGATGCCATTAACGCCTTTCAGTCGATTAACATGACCTTGCAGGAGCTCACTACTTTACTAG GGGCACATGCACTAGGATTCTGCCATTGCGGGTTCTTCGTGGAAAGGCTGTACAACTTCAAGGGCACAGGCCAACCTGACCCGAACATCGACCCGTCCTTCCTTCAGACCCTAAGGAAAAAATGCCCACCTCCAGGACCAGTGGCCTTCAATTTTAGCACCGACCCAACGGTCTTCATGACCCCGTCTTCAGGCACGCCCTTCAGGTTGGACAGCTCCTTCTTCAAGGGAGTCATTGAGGAGCAAGCCATCCTTCAGCTCGACCAGGAGCTTGGATTCACTGATCTAACAAGGAAGATCGCAGCTGACTATGTGAACAGGCCGCATGTGTTTCGGAGGAAGTTTGCCAAGGCCATGATCAAATTGGGGAGCGTGGGGGTCTTAAGGGGGCGGGAAGGGGAGATTAGGGAAAATTGTAGAAGGGTCAATACGGGGAACGCATTGAATTga